A portion of the Fulvia fulva chromosome 1, complete sequence genome contains these proteins:
- a CDS encoding 2-(3-amino-3-carboxypropyl)histidine synthase subunit 1: MEEDRAIADLGPGVTPTTELDADAETVPKAPKRRFIGRKAADAIAAAKAESSSGTIEDSGAVQVAPRRRAPRALNNVPDDILHDKDINDAIALLPKNYNFEIHKTIHRVRTSGATKIALQMPEGLLLFATTISDILSQFCPGANTLIMGDVTYGACCIDDYTARALGCDMLVHYAHSCLVPVNVTKIQTLYVFVDIQIDVEHLLATIERNFKPGSTIAMVGTIQFNATLHGTSTQLRAAGYNMIVPQIMPLSKGEILGCTSPHLSKEQNVDLILYLGDGRFHLESAMIHNPSIPAYRYDPYSRRLTHETYDHEQLLSDRTTALTQARQAKKWGLILGSLGRQGNPHTMTLIENHLRERGIPWVNLLLSEIFPGKLAMMPDVDCWVQVACPRLSIDWGYAFPRPLLTPHEALIVLGGRKGWDEKVDENGGKAERVYPMDFYGREGLARVKANEVAVKQVVASAA; encoded by the exons ATGGAAGAGGACCGTGCTATAGCAGACCTGGGACCGGGCGTCACCCCGACCACAGAGCTGGACGCGGATGCCGAAACCGTGCCGAAAGCACCAAAACGACGCTTCATTGGCAGGAAGGCTGCAGACGCCATCGCGGCGGCGAAAGCTGAATCCAGCAGCGGGACCATCGAGGACAGTGGTGCAGTGCAAG TCGCGCCTCGTCGGCGAGCACCTCGTGCATTGAACAATGTCCCAGATGACATACTACACGACAAGGATATCAACGATGCCATCGCGTTATTACCGAAGAACTACAACTTCGAGATCCACAAGACCATTCACCGCGTGCGGACCTCTGGAGCAACGAAGATTGCCCTGCAAATGCCCGAAGGTCTGTTGTTGTTTGCCACCACCATCTCCGACATCTTGTCACAATTCTGTCCCGGAGCCAACACACTCATCATGGGTGATGTGACATACGGTGCTTGCTGTATTGATGACTACACCGCCCGAGCTCTGGGTTGCGACATGCTGGTCCATTATGCACATTCATGCCTGGTACCCGTGAACGTGACCAAGATTCAGACTCTGTATGTCTTTGTTGACATCCAGATTGATGTCGAGCATCTGTTGGCGACTATCGAGCGCAACTTCAAGCCGGGCAGCACGATAGCAATGGTAGGGACAATCCAGTTCAATGCTACCCTTCATGGCACAAGCACTCAGCTTCGAGCGGCCGGTTACAATATGATCGTGCCTCAGATCATGCCGCTTTCGAAAGGTGAGATCCTTGGCTGCACTTCGCCACACCTATCGAAAGAGCAGAACGTGGACCTCATCCTATATCTTGGTGATGGACGATTCCACCTCGAGAGTGCCATGATCCACAACCCATCGATACCAGCATACCGCTACGACCCATACTCACGGCGACTGACACACGAGACATACGATCATGAGCAACTTCTCAGCGATCGAACGACAGCCCTAACACAAGCTCGACAAGCGAAGAAATGGGGTCTGATCTTGGGCAGTCTGGGTAGACAAGGAAATCCCCATACCATGACCTTGATTGAAAATCACTTGCGAGAGAGGGGCATCCCCTGGGTCAACTTGCTGCTCAGCGAAATCTTCCCCGGCAAATTGGCAATGATGCCAGACGTGGACTGCTGGGTGCAAGTTGCGTGCCCACGATTGAGCATCGATTGGGGTTATGCGTTTCCTCGTCCACTACTTACACCGCACGAAGCTTTGATAGTTCTCGGTGGACGCAAAGGTTGGGATGAGAAGGTTGATGAGAATGGTGGGAAAGCAGAGCG